The region GTCGACGATCCAGGTCACAGGGAGATTCCTGGCCAGGTCGATCATCGCGCGCAGCCGGCCGCCGGAGGCCAGCTCGGAGGCCAGCTCGTCGTCCATGAAGATCGGGCTCTGCTGGGAGTCGGTGTCGCCGCGCGGCGCGATGTGCGACCGGTCGGTGAGCGGCCACAGATAGGTGATCCTGGTCTGCTTGGTGCCGCTGGTCGCCTCGTCGCCGTACCACGGCAGGAAGGTCCGCGTGATGCCGAGCACGTGCGTGGTGGGGTCGGCCTTCGTCCGGCCGTCCAGCGTCACGCCCAGCTGGTAGACACCGGCGTCGTCCATGTGGAGGGCGCCGACCGGGACGGTGATACTGAAGGGCGCGTGGCCGCCGGCCGGGATGTCCTGCACCGTGCTGGTGTGGCCGTCGATCTCATCGCCGTCCTCCGCGTTGCTGTACCCGGTGCGGGACGCGGCGGTCTTGATGGCGCTACGGGTCTGCAGCGCGCCGTTCCAGGGCACCCGGATGCCGACATGGGCGCCGGTGATGGCGGACTTGCCGTTGTTGGTGAGGCGGCCGGTGAGGGTGACCGTGTCGCCCTTGACCGGGATCCGCGGGGCGATCGTGTCCACCGACACCGCGGCCGTCCGGGAGCCGGTGCCGGCCGCCGCCTGTGAGGGGGCCGCCCCGGCGGCCTGCAGCAGCCCGGTGAGCAGCGTGGCACCGGCCACCAGCGCGACGACCCGTACTGCCCGCCGCCTCGCCGGTGACGGAGGTTTCCCGGGTGACTGTGCCGCCTCGCCCACGCGTTCGCCCGTCCTCGTCGTCTGTGTTGCTGATCGTCTGTCGCCGGTGGTCCATCTGATGTGCGTGCTGGCATGTTAACGATCGGCGCTGTGTCGAAGTGCTGCGGACTGCCTCTTGGTACAACCGGGGAAACCGGTGCGCGGGGGATGCCCGCGGACCCGTACCCTTTTACGTTGTGCCGAATGCCAACAATGCCGCTCAGACCCCGCAGCCCCCGCGAGCCGGGCGGGCCCCTCTCCGGGTCGAACCCGTTGCCGAGGAATTGGGCCACCGCTTCCGCGCCGCCGGGTTCGCACTCGCTCTGGTCGGCGGTTCGGTCCGGGACACCCTGCTGGGCCGGCTGGGCAACGACCTGGACTTCACCACCGACGCCCGCCCCGAGCAGGTGCTCAAGATCCTGCGCCCGTGGGCGGACTCGGTGTGGGAGGTCGGCATCGCCTTCGGCACGGTCGGCGGCATGAAGAAGGCCCAGGACGCCGAGGGCACGGCCCGCAGCTTCCAGATCGAGGTGACCACCTACCGCAGTGAGGCGTACGACCGGACCTCGCGCAAGCCGGCGGTCTCCTACGGCGACACCATCGAGGAGGACCTGGTCCGCCGGGACTTCACGGTGAACTCGATGGCGGTGGCGGTGCCGGAGAACGACTTCATCGACCCCTACGGCGGCTTGGACGACCTCGCGGCCCGGGTGCTGCGCACACCTGCCTCCCCCGAGTCGTCCTTCTCCGACGACCCGCTGCGGATGCTGCGTGCGGCCCGCTTCGCCGCGCAGCTGGACTTCGAGGTCGCGCCCGAGGTGGTGGCGGCGATGACCGCGATGGCCGACCGGATCGACATCGTCTCGGCCGAGCGGGTGCGGGACGAGCTGAACAAACTGGTCCTGTCGGACCACCCGCGCAAGGGGCTGCGGCTGCTGGTCGACACCGGGCTCGCCGACCGGGTGCTGCCCGAACTGTCGGCGCTGCGGCTGGAGCGGGACGAGCACTTCCGCCACAAGGACGTCTACGAGCACACCCTGACGGTGCTGGAGCAGGCCATCGACCTGGAGACCGAGGGGCCCGACCTGGTGCTGCGGCTGGCCGCGCTGCTGCACGACATCGGCAAGCCGAAGACCCGGCGCTTCGAGCCGGACGGACGGGTCTCCTTCCACCACCACGAGATGGTCGGCGCGAAACTGACCAAGGCGCGGATGCTCCAGCTCAAATATCCCAACGAGCTGGTGAAGGACGTCTCCCGGCTGGTCGAGCTGCACCTGCGCTTCCACGGCTACGGCAGCGGCGAATGGACCGACTCGGCCGTGCGCCGCTACGTACGGGACGCCGGGCCGCTGCTGGAGCGGCTGCACAAGCTCACCCGGTCGGACTGCACGACCCGCAACAAGCGCAAGGCGGCGGCGCTGTCCCGGACGTACGACGGCCTGGAGCAGCGGATCGCCGAATTGCAGGAGCAGGAGGAGCTGGATGCGATCCGGCCCGACCTGGACGGCAACCAGATCATGAAGGTGCTGGACATTCCGCCGGGGCCGGCGGTGGGCACGGCGTACCAGTACCTGCTGGAGCTGCGGCTGGAGAACGGCCCGCTGGGCGAGGAGGCCGCGATCACGGCGCTGCACGACTGGTGGGCCGCCCGGTCCGACGGGTGATGTTCCACGTGGAACATCGCACCGCGCGGGTCCCGGCATCAGCCGGTCGGAGTGCCCGCGTGCGATGTTCCACGTGAAACATCGCGCTCCCGGAGCATGCCGACCGCTGTGGCCGCGTAGATCAGCGCCAGCACCACGATCAGCCCGGCCGACCGTCCGTCGGCCGGCAGGACCAGTGCCGCGACCGCCGCGGCGCCGACGAACGCCGCGTTGAAGACGACGTCGTAGAGCGAGAAGACCAGCCCGCGGTAGGCGTCGTCCACCTGTGCCTGGACGACCGTGTCGGTGGCGATCTTGGCGCCCTGGGTGGTGATCCCCAGGGCGAAGGCGGCCAGCATCATCGGGGCGACGGTGAAGGACAGCGCCAGCGGCGGCAGCATCAGCGCCGAGGCGGCCGAACAGGCGGTGATCCAGCCGGAGGTCCCGATCCTGGCGGTGGCCCAGGGAGTGATGAGCGCCGCGACGAGGAAGCCCGCCGCGGACAGGCCCAGGGCCACGCCCAGCAGGCCCAGGCCCGCGTCGGTGTCGGCCGGGTCGGACCAGGCGTAGCGGCAGAGCATCAGCAGCGTCACGGTGAGCGCGCCGAAGCAGAAGCGCATCGCGGTCATCGCGGTCAGGGCGTGGGCGGCTGCCGGGCGCCGCCGCAGATGCCGCAGTCCCGCGTGCAGCCCCTGGGCGGTGCCGGCGATCGCGGCCATGAACTGCGGGCGGACCCGGTCCGGGTCGGGTCCGAGCAGATCGCGGCCCAGGGAGAGCGCGGTCAAGCCCGCGCACAGGTAGAGCAGGGCGCCGAGCAGCACGGTGGCGGCATTGGCGCCGGCCCCCTCGGCGGCGAAGAGGTGCACGACGAAGGCGACGCCGCCGCCCAGGGCGGCCGCGAGGGTGCCCGCGGTCGGCGAGAGCGCGTTGGCCGTCACGAGCCGGTCCCGGTCGACCACCCGGGGCAGCGCCGCGGACAGCCCGGCCAGGACGAAGCGGTTGACCGCGGTCACCGACAGGGCGGACAGGTAGAACAGCCAGTCGGGCACATGCAGCAGGATCAGCCCGGCGGTGCCGCAGGACAGCGCGGCCCGCAGCAGGTTGCAGTACAGCAGCACCTGGCGCCGCCGCCAGCGGTCGAGCAGCACACCGGTGAAGGGGCCCAGCAGCGAGTAGGGCAGCAGCAGGACGGCCATCGCGGACGCGACCGCGCCCGGGGAGGCCTGCTTCTCCGGCGAGAAGACCACGTAGGCGGCCAGCGCGACCTGGAAGACGCCGTCGGAGAGCTGGGACAGCAGACGTACGCCCAGCAGGCGGCGGAAGTCCGGCAGCCGCAGCAGGACGCGAAGATCGCGCAGAAGGCCCATGCGCACAGCCTCACACGAGCGAGAAGGCCCCGGGCATGCGACCCGGGGCCTTCTCGGTCAATCGGTCCTTCAGCGCGTCAGTGTCTCACTGCCGCACGGTGGGCCGGCGTCTCAGCGCTCGACCTCGCCGCGGATGAACTTCTCCACGTTCTCGCGGGCCTCGTCGTCGAAGTACTGCACCGGCGGGGACTTCATGAAGTACGAGGACGCCGACAGGATCGGGCCGCCGATACCGCGGTCCTTGGCGATCTTCGCGGCACGCACCGCGTCGATGATGACACCGGCGGAGTTCGGGGAGTCCCAGACCTCCAGCTTGTACTCCAGGTTCAGCGGAACGTCACCGAAGGCGCGGCCCTCGAGGCGGACGTACGCCCACTTGCGGTCGTCGAGCCACTGGACGTAGTCCGACGGGCCGATGTGGACGTTCTTGGCGCCCAGGTCGCGGTCCGGGATCTGCGAGGTGACGGCCTGCGTCTTGGAGATCTTCTTGGACTCCAGGCGCTCGCGCTCCAGCATGTTCTTGAAGTCCATGTTGCCGCCGACGTTCAGCTGCATGGTGCGCTCGAGGACCACACCGCGGTCCTCGAAGAGCTTCGCCATCACGCGGTGCGTGATGGTGGCGCCCACCTGGGACTTGATGTCGTCACCGACGATCGGCACACCGGCCTCGGTGAACTTGTCCGCCCACTCCTTGGTGCCGGCGATGAAGACCGGCAGCGCGTTGACGAAGGCGACCTTGGCGTCGATGGCGCACTGGGCGTAGTACTTCGCCGCGGTCTCGGAGCCGACCGGCAGGTAGCAGACCAGCACATCGGCCTTGGTGTCCTTGAGGACCTGGATGATGTCGACCGGGGCCTCGGAGGACTCCTCGATCGTCTCGCGGTAGTACTTGCCCAGGCCGTCGTTGGTGTGGCCGCGCTGCACGGTCACGCCGGTCTGCGGCACGTCGCAGATCTTGATGGTGTTGTTCTCGCTGGCACCGATGGCGTCCGCGAGGTCGAGGCCGACCTTCTTCGCGTCGACGTCGAAGGCGGCAACGAACTCGATGTCACGGACGTGGTAGTCGCCGAACTGGACGTGCATCAGACCCGGCACCCGGGCGTCCGCATCCGCGTCCTTGTAGTACTCGACACCCTGTACCAGCGACGCGGCGCAGTTGCCGACACCGATGATCGCTACGCGAACCGAACCCATACCCGTTGCTCCCTGTGTAATCGTCACGCGGTTCCCCGGGCTTCGGGTCGGCCGCCGTTCTCTTGGTTGGTGTTGTCGTTGTCGTCCCGCTCGTCGGCCGGGCGCTCCGCGCGTCCGGCCCGCTCGGTCTCGATCAGCTCGTTGAGCCAGCGGACCTCGCGCTCCACCGATTCCATGCCGTGCCGCTGCAGCTCGAGCGTGTAGTCGTCGAGCCGTTCGCGGGTGCGGGCCAGTGAGGCACGCATCTTCTCCAGGCGCTCCTCCAGGCGGCTGCGCCGCCCTTCGAGCACCCGCATCCTGACGTCCTTGGACGTCTGGCCGAAGAAGGCGAAACGAGCGGCGAAGTGCTCGTCCTCCCAGGCGTCGGGACCCGAGTGCGCCAGCAGCTCCTCGAAGTGCTCCTTGCCCGCGGCTGTCAGCCGGTAGACGATCTTCGCCCGGCGGCCGGCGAGGGGGGTGGCGGGCGGATCGCTGTCCACCGCCGGTTCCTCGATCAACCACCCCAGGGTGACCAACGTCTTCAGGCAGGGATACAGGCTCCCGTAACTGAAGGCGCGGAAAACCCCGAGCGAGGTGTTGAGCCGCTTGCGCAGCTCGTACCCATGCATCGGTGACTCGCGCACCAGACCGAGAACCGCGAATTCGAGGATTCCGGAGCGCTTGCTCAATCCCTCGTCCCCTCGTTCACGCTTCTTCCGATCCGATGTATCGAGTCGATACATCGCGACGATAGAACGGCGCGAGACATCATGCAAGGCGGCTGGTCGTGACCGGCGTCACATCGCCAAACCTGTGGGGTGTCAACCGCCCGCTATGTGATGAACGTTCGCATCATGTGTCTTTTGGCCGTGCGTACTCTGTTCGCCATGCAGAGCACCGGGAACCCCGCGCCGTCGGCGCGCGTCTTGATCCTTGGTGCGGTGCGGCCTGACACAGCCGCGCGCAGGGGGACCGACCGGACTGTCATCGATGCCTTCAGGCGATCCCGCCTGTCGAGGAGTAGCTGTTCATGAGCGAGCACCGTCGCAAGCCGCCGCCGCAGTCGCCTGCCGGCGGCCGTGCTGCCGCCCGGCGCGGGGGACAGCAGCCGACGCCCCCGCCGTCCGGCGGCCGTCGTGCCGCCGGCGGTCCCCCCGCCGACGCGGAGAGCGGACGCGATACGCCGGCCGGTTCGCCGAGCGGCGCCCCCAGCGGTCCGCCCCCGGCCGCCCCGGATTCCGGCGGCGGCGAGCCGTACCAGGGCAGAGCCGCGGCACGCCGCGCCGCCCAGGGGCGCGGCGCGCGGCGCAGAGGCGCGGGCGGCGGCCCCGGTGGTCCCGGCGGCCCCGCGGGACCCGGCACCGGCGGCCCCGCGGGCCGCGGCGGGCGCGGTCCCGGACGGCGCCCCGCCAAGAAGCGGTTCATCGACTACCCGCGCTTCGGCAAGGAGGGCTGGCGCCGCTGGATGCCCTCGTGGCGCCAGGTCACCGCGATCTTCGTCGGCTTCGTCGGCACCCTGGTCGGCATCGTCGGCATCGCCTACGCCATGGTGGACATCCCGGACGAGAACAAGGCCGCCCTGGCCCAGAACAACGTCTACTACTGGGCCGACGGCTCCCGCATGGTCACCGGCGGCGGCAGTGTCAACCGGCAGAACATCCCGTACGAGAAGATCCCCAAGGCGATGCGCTACGCGGTGATCTCGGCGGAGAACAAGACCTTCGAGACCGACTCGGGCGTCGACCCGATGGGCATCGGCCGGGCGCTGTTCAACATGGCCAAGGGCGGCGAGACGCAGGGCGGCTCGACGATCACCCAGCAGTACGTGAAGAACACGATGCTCGACCAGTCGCAGACGGTCAGCCGTAAGTTCAAAGAGCTGTTCATCTCCATAAAGGTCGGCGAGAAGGTCAGCAAGAAGGACATCATCAAGGGCTACCTGAACACCTCCTACTTCGGCCGCGGCGCGTACGGCATCCAGGCGGCGGCGCAGACGTACTACAACGTCAACGCCGAGAACCTGAACCCCAGCCAGTGCGCCATGCTCGCCGCGCTGCTCAAGGGGCCGACGTACTACGACCCCATCGGCAACCCCAGCATCGACTCGTCCGCGACCGCCGAGGCGAACACCGCGCGGGTCACGCAGCGCTGGGGGTCGATCCTCGACAACGAGGTCAGGTTCGGCCACATGACGGCGGCCGAGCGGGCCACGTACACGAAATTCCCGATGCCGCAGGGTCTCAAGGCGCAGGCCGGCATGAACGGCCAGATCGGCTATCTGGTCGACACGGCGAACAACTTCGTCACCACGCACTCCGACCCGAAGATCACCCAGGCGGACCTCGACCGCGGTGGCTACCAGATCTACACCACGTTCGAGAAGGACAAGGTCAACGAGCTGAAGAACTCAGTCGAGAAGGTGCGGGCGCAGAAGATCAAGCCCGGCACCGGCCATAAGTACACCGGCAGCGACAGTGAGTTCGACGGCGACGCGGACACCAACGTCCAGTTCGGCGCCGCCTCGGTGGTGCCCGGCGACGGCAAGATCGTGGCGATCTACGGCGGCGCGGGCTACGACCACAACGAGTTCACCAACAACGCCGACACCAAGGGCGTGCCCGTCGGATCGACGTTCAAGCCGTTCGTGCTCGCCGCGGCGATGACGTACGGCACCAACTACAGCCACGACAAACCGCTCACCCCGGACAGCAAGTACAACGCCGACGACCTGATCCCGATCAAGGATCACAACGGCAATCCGGTGCTCAACAAGGACAACAGCGTCTTCAAGCAGAAGAACGAGTCCAGCACCAAGTGGGGCTACGTCACTCTCAACAAGGCGATGGAACAGTCCATCAACAGCCCGTTCGTCCAGCTCGGCGAGGACGTCGGCCTGGACAAGGTCGAGGACACGGCCATCAAGGCGGGGCTGCTCAAGGACTACATGGGGTCCCTGGTCGCCTCGTACTCCATCGGCACCTCGACCCCCAGCGCGATCCGGATGGCCAACGCCTACGGCACCTTCGCCAAGTCCGGTGTCGCGGTCGAGCCCTACTCGGTCACCAAACTGATCCACAACGGTGACGACGACAGGTCCTTCCGGAAGCCGCAGCGCACCACCACGCCGGCCCTGAGGCCCGAGGTCGCGGACACCGTCACCAAGGTGCTGCAGAACGTGGTGAAGAAGGGTACAGGTAAGAACGCGCTGGCCCTCGGCCGTACCGCGGCCGGCAAGACCGGCACCACCGACACCCCCGGCGGCACCCGGTCCGCGTGGTTCGTCGGCTACACCCAGCAGCTGTCGACGTCGGTGGTGATGTTCCGGCAGGACACCAAGGCGAAGAAGCTGCTGCCGATGACCGGCACCGGCGGCCCGAACTCCACCACCCACGGTGGTGACATCCCGGCGACCATGTGGACCGACTACATGAAGGCCGCCCTCGGCAATCTGCCCGACCCCGGCTTCCCGACCCCGGGCAAGATCGGTGACGGCAAGACGATCAACGAGTCCGGCGCCCCGTCGCCGACGCCGTCCATGACGACGCCGCCGCCGACCACCACCGCCCCGCCCACCAGCGGCCCGCCCACGAACACCACGCCCACCGACACCCCGACCTGGACGCCGCCGACCACCACCGGGCCGCCCACCCCGCCCGGGTGCACGATCTTCAACCCCGACTGCAACAACACGAGCCCGCCGGCATCGCCGACGACCGGCCCGCCGACGAGCGGCCCGCCCGGCCGCGGCAACGGCGGGGGCGGCGGAACCAAGGGGGACTGAGCCCTCGAGCACCCCGTGGCGGTCGTCGGCTGACATGACGACCGCCACGGGGTCTGCTGTACCCACAGCCGGGTACGGCAGGATGTCGGCATGACGAGCGTGCGCGATCGCGAAGAGGACGACCGGCAGGAGCCGCCGGTGCGCCCCACCGATGAGGACTCACTGGCCGCCACGGCGAGCGAACTCATCGGCGGCCCGGCCGGCAAACACGCCGAGGCCGGCGGCCACCGCTGGTGGAACGCGCTGCGGGTGATGGTGCTGATCGTCATCGCGGTGTTCGCGCTCGGCATGGTGCAGAAGGTGCCCTGCTACAACGGCGCCTGGTTCCAGGCCGGCGACCCGCAGTACATCCACGCCTGCTACTCCGACATTCCGCACCTCTACCACGACCGCGGTTTCGCCGCCGACGTGGTGCCGTACTTCGACCGTATCCCCGG is a window of Streptomyces sp. NBC_01477 DNA encoding:
- a CDS encoding CCA tRNA nucleotidyltransferase, which codes for MPNANNAAQTPQPPRAGRAPLRVEPVAEELGHRFRAAGFALALVGGSVRDTLLGRLGNDLDFTTDARPEQVLKILRPWADSVWEVGIAFGTVGGMKKAQDAEGTARSFQIEVTTYRSEAYDRTSRKPAVSYGDTIEEDLVRRDFTVNSMAVAVPENDFIDPYGGLDDLAARVLRTPASPESSFSDDPLRMLRAARFAAQLDFEVAPEVVAAMTAMADRIDIVSAERVRDELNKLVLSDHPRKGLRLLVDTGLADRVLPELSALRLERDEHFRHKDVYEHTLTVLEQAIDLETEGPDLVLRLAALLHDIGKPKTRRFEPDGRVSFHHHEMVGAKLTKARMLQLKYPNELVKDVSRLVELHLRFHGYGSGEWTDSAVRRYVRDAGPLLERLHKLTRSDCTTRNKRKAAALSRTYDGLEQRIAELQEQEELDAIRPDLDGNQIMKVLDIPPGPAVGTAYQYLLELRLENGPLGEEAAITALHDWWAARSDG
- a CDS encoding MFS transporter produces the protein MGLLRDLRVLLRLPDFRRLLGVRLLSQLSDGVFQVALAAYVVFSPEKQASPGAVASAMAVLLLPYSLLGPFTGVLLDRWRRRQVLLYCNLLRAALSCGTAGLILLHVPDWLFYLSALSVTAVNRFVLAGLSAALPRVVDRDRLVTANALSPTAGTLAAALGGGVAFVVHLFAAEGAGANAATVLLGALLYLCAGLTALSLGRDLLGPDPDRVRPQFMAAIAGTAQGLHAGLRHLRRRPAAAHALTAMTAMRFCFGALTVTLLMLCRYAWSDPADTDAGLGLLGVALGLSAAGFLVAALITPWATARIGTSGWITACSAASALMLPPLALSFTVAPMMLAAFALGITTQGAKIATDTVVQAQVDDAYRGLVFSLYDVVFNAAFVGAAAVAALVLPADGRSAGLIVVLALIYAATAVGMLRERDVSRGTSHAGTPTG
- a CDS encoding inositol-3-phosphate synthase; this translates as MGSVRVAIIGVGNCAASLVQGVEYYKDADADARVPGLMHVQFGDYHVRDIEFVAAFDVDAKKVGLDLADAIGASENNTIKICDVPQTGVTVQRGHTNDGLGKYYRETIEESSEAPVDIIQVLKDTKADVLVCYLPVGSETAAKYYAQCAIDAKVAFVNALPVFIAGTKEWADKFTEAGVPIVGDDIKSQVGATITHRVMAKLFEDRGVVLERTMQLNVGGNMDFKNMLERERLESKKISKTQAVTSQIPDRDLGAKNVHIGPSDYVQWLDDRKWAYVRLEGRAFGDVPLNLEYKLEVWDSPNSAGVIIDAVRAAKIAKDRGIGGPILSASSYFMKSPPVQYFDDEARENVEKFIRGEVER
- a CDS encoding PadR family transcriptional regulator; the encoded protein is MSKRSGILEFAVLGLVRESPMHGYELRKRLNTSLGVFRAFSYGSLYPCLKTLVTLGWLIEEPAVDSDPPATPLAGRRAKIVYRLTAAGKEHFEELLAHSGPDAWEDEHFAARFAFFGQTSKDVRMRVLEGRRSRLEERLEKMRASLARTRERLDDYTLELQRHGMESVEREVRWLNELIETERAGRAERPADERDDNDNTNQENGGRPEARGTA
- a CDS encoding transglycosylase domain-containing protein, whose protein sequence is MSEHRRKPPPQSPAGGRAAARRGGQQPTPPPSGGRRAAGGPPADAESGRDTPAGSPSGAPSGPPPAAPDSGGGEPYQGRAAARRAAQGRGARRRGAGGGPGGPGGPAGPGTGGPAGRGGRGPGRRPAKKRFIDYPRFGKEGWRRWMPSWRQVTAIFVGFVGTLVGIVGIAYAMVDIPDENKAALAQNNVYYWADGSRMVTGGGSVNRQNIPYEKIPKAMRYAVISAENKTFETDSGVDPMGIGRALFNMAKGGETQGGSTITQQYVKNTMLDQSQTVSRKFKELFISIKVGEKVSKKDIIKGYLNTSYFGRGAYGIQAAAQTYYNVNAENLNPSQCAMLAALLKGPTYYDPIGNPSIDSSATAEANTARVTQRWGSILDNEVRFGHMTAAERATYTKFPMPQGLKAQAGMNGQIGYLVDTANNFVTTHSDPKITQADLDRGGYQIYTTFEKDKVNELKNSVEKVRAQKIKPGTGHKYTGSDSEFDGDADTNVQFGAASVVPGDGKIVAIYGGAGYDHNEFTNNADTKGVPVGSTFKPFVLAAAMTYGTNYSHDKPLTPDSKYNADDLIPIKDHNGNPVLNKDNSVFKQKNESSTKWGYVTLNKAMEQSINSPFVQLGEDVGLDKVEDTAIKAGLLKDYMGSLVASYSIGTSTPSAIRMANAYGTFAKSGVAVEPYSVTKLIHNGDDDRSFRKPQRTTTPALRPEVADTVTKVLQNVVKKGTGKNALALGRTAAGKTGTTDTPGGTRSAWFVGYTQQLSTSVVMFRQDTKAKKLLPMTGTGGPNSTTHGGDIPATMWTDYMKAALGNLPDPGFPTPGKIGDGKTINESGAPSPTPSMTTPPPTTTAPPTSGPPTNTTPTDTPTWTPPTTTGPPTPPGCTIFNPDCNNTSPPASPTTGPPTSGPPGRGNGGGGGTKGD